The following proteins are encoded in a genomic region of Gossypium hirsutum isolate 1008001.06 chromosome D05, Gossypium_hirsutum_v2.1, whole genome shotgun sequence:
- the LOC107905560 gene encoding phosphatidate phosphatase PAH2 isoform X4: MYAVGRLGSYISRGVFTFSGPFHPFGGAVDIIVVEQPDGSFKSSPWYVKFGKFQGVLKSKERTVSIAVNGIEANFHMFLDHTGEAYFLREIDVEESKSDGVSFPFSSGDEPLSGNRKSMKSESCSYDNDNSNSVAQVDLGNGKLVGRTSSRRSRIFGRVFGERSTKEDSYQDGAGGTGVMRSESLERAEFAAELLEVKWSTNLTSIRSNNNALRFSSSNDALADKGFKEEIQNDAENLSQAYVHDKDKSIDCQTVPDKTDYCNEQNVSCSHTGLENLECSVEEANVQVSCVSTEQQIVETSLLGEGFMEDKCKVIANVLGTMDDRSVRNFDHADNETVAVSGMSVPDLQSEYKFESCIDKRFDEEVADNENNVVLPGCWISNKENVSDGLQAFVYCKTSESSVITLDCSSQQTHQTLCLPDIENGKAQVHAEPLLRATELVPEVTVLKKTEDKELDSEGVLTMSVEMVGVDPVIGLEEMKSHSIHITSTISDLGDDVENARTIKDVLHPSLGSVDDSLNFYGDSDPKRSVPPSATSEDEQFLFSDLDEFKLHEPDCVNKDLHSSICTETEEVNGLCNVNNEPCFNPHNFVQESPSTDLDFSVEKAGIVSNPISISRNHKVAGEKNGWQIESLPTTWPIVAKFDVNNNLPLSHSLDSSCETLKWISIKEDDERPLAHGKSSCEESETSRKLENTLYNPCIGDPSKAVVSRSGSWRLWPFSMKRSISRKDVLLAPADNRGLDAKNAVDGAVASDDDKNVLKPKQVKKMIRAITPTSEQLASLNLKDGINHITFTFSTSMLGKQQVDARIYLWKWNTRIVISDVDGTITRSDVLGQFMPMVGIDWLQTGVAHLFSAIKENGYELLFLSARAISQAYITRQFLVNLKQDGKGLPDGPIVISPDGLFPSLYREVIRRAPHEFKIACLEFLYISHWVASQISWMGCIVHTGLRGIYSVSRDVLFYWTSPQNEILNWFSYYYFLYYYNS; encoded by the exons ATGTATGCGGTGGGCAGGCTAGGTAGCTATATCTCCCGCGGTGTGTTTACTTTTTCTGGTCCCTTTCATCCTTTTGGCGGTGCAGTGGATATAATTGTAGTAGAACAACCCGATGGGAGCTTCAAATCATCGCCTTGGTATGTTAAGTTCGGTAAATTTCAAGGGGTTTTAAAGTCAAAGGAAAGGACGGTAAGCATCGCTGTTAATGGCATTGAAGCGAATTTCCACATGTTTCTTGATCATACAGGGGAAGCATATTTTCTCAGGGAGATTGATGTTGAAGAAAGTAAATCTGATGGTgtatcatttcctttttcttccgGGGATGAGCCGTTGTCTGGTAATAGAAAGTCAATGAAGTCCGAGAGTTGCAGCTATGATAATGATAACTCAAACTCAGTGGCTCAGGTTGATCTGGGTAATGGGAAGCTTGTGGGTCGGACTAGTTCCCGGAGGTCACGGATATTTGGGCGTGTTTTTGGAGAAAGGTCTACAAAGGAGGATAGTTACCAGGACGGTGCTGGTGGTACTGGTGTAATGAGATCAGAGTCATTGGAGCGTGCCGAGTTTGCTGCTGAGCTGCTGGAGGTGAAGTGGTCTACCAATCTCACCTCTATCAGATCAAACAATAATGCTTTACGATTTTCTTCTTCAAATGACGCATTGGCCGATAAAGGTTTCAAAGAGGAGATACAGAATGATGCAGAAAACCTGTCTCAGGCTTATGTACATGATAAGGACAAGAGTATTGATTGCCAGACCGTACCGGACAAAACTGATTACTGCAACGAGCAAAATGTCAGCTGTTCTCATACTGGCCTTGAGAACCTAGAATGTTCTGTTGAGGAAGCTAATGTACAAGTGTCTTGTGTAAGCACTGAGCAGCAAATTGTTGAAACCTCCTTGTTAGGTGAAGGTTTTATGGAAGATAAATGCAAAGTAATTGCCAATGTATTAGGAACTATGGATGACCGTAGTGTCAGGAATTTTGATCATGCTGACAATGAGACCGTTGCTGTCTCAGGGATGAGTGTTCCTGATCTGCAAAGTGAATATAAGTTTGAATCGTGTATTGACAAGCGGTTTGATGAAGAAGTGGCTGATAATGAAAACAATGTTGTTTTACCAGGCTGTTGGATTTCCAATAAGGAGAATGTTTCAGATGGTCTTCAAGCTTTTGTTTACTGCAAAACATCAGAGAGCTCAGTAATAACATTGGATTGTTCCAGTCAGCAAACTCATCAAACACTGTGCCTTCCTGACATAGAAAATGGTAAAGCACAAGTTCATGCTGAACCACTGCTTAGAGCGACTGAGCTAGTTCCAGAG GTTACAGTTCTCAAGAAAACTGAGGACAAGGAGTTAGATTCTGAAGGGGTATTAACCATGTCAGTTGAAATGGTCGGTGTTGATCCTGTAATTGGTTTGGAGGAAATGAAGTCTCATAGCATTCACATTACTTCCACCATCAGTGATTTAGGTGATGATGTTGAAAATGCGAGAACTATCAAGGATGTTCTCCATCCTTCTTTGGGGTCTGTTGATGATTCTCTGAACTTTTATGGTGATAGTGACCCAAAGAGAAGTGTTCCACCATCAGCGACTTCAGAGGATGAGCAATTCCTTTTCAGTGACCTTGATGAATTCAAACTCCATGAGCCAGATTGTGTAAATAAAGATCTTCATTCCTCAATTTGTACTGAAACTGAAGAAGTAAATGGTTTATGTAATGTGAATAATGAGCCATGTTTCAATCCTCACAATTTTGTTCAGGAGAGTCCATCAACTGATCTGGATTTTTCTGTTGAAAAGGCAGGGATAGTCTCTAATCCTATTAGTATTTCTAGAAATCATAAGGTAGCTGGTGAGAAGAATGGGTGGCAGATTGAATCACTTCCTACTACGTGGCCTATTGTGGCCAAGTTTGATGTAAACAACAATCTTCCTCTAAGCCATTCTCTGGATTCTAGTTGTGAAACCCTGAAGTGGATATCAATCAAGGAAGATGATGAACGGCCATTGGCACATGGAAAGTCAAGTTGTGAGGAGAGTGAGACTTCAAGGAAGCTGGAAAATACTCTTTACAATCCTTGCATTG GGGATCCATCAAAAGCCGTAGTCTCCCGTAGCGGAAGCTGGAGGCTTTGGCCTTTTTCTATGAAAAGATCAATATCTAGGAAAGATGTGCTGCTGGCTCCAGCTGATAACAGAGGTTTGGATGCTAAGAATGCTGTAGACGGTGCTGTTGCTAGTGATGATGATAAAAATGTGCTTAAACCCAAGCAGGTGAAGAAGATGATCAGGGCAATCACTCCAACCTCTGAACAGCTGGCATCGTTGAATTTAAAGGATGGGATTAATCATATAACCTTCACATTTTCCACCTCTATGCTAGGGAAGCAGCAG GTTGATGCGAGAATCTATTTGTGGAAATGGAACACTCGTATAGTAATCTCAGATGTTGATGGGACAATTACAAG ATCAGATGTTCTAGGTCAGTTCATGCCTATGGTTGGGATAGATTGGTTACAAACAGGTGTTGCACATTTATTTTCAGCTATTAAG GAAAATGGGTATGAGTTGCTTTTTCTGAGTGCACGGGCGATATCCCAGGCGTATATCACTAGACAATTTTTAGTTAACCTCAAACAG GATGGTAAGGGTTTACCAGATGGTCCAATTGTTATTTCCCCAGATGGGCTTTTTCCGTCCCTATATAGAGAAG TTATCAGAAGAGCTCCTCATGAATTCAAGATTGCGTGCTTAGAG TTTTTATACATCTCCCATTGGGTTGCGAGTCAAATCAGTTGGATGGGTTGCATAGTGCATACAGGTCTGAGAGGAATCTACAGTGTTTCAAGGGATGTCTTATTTTATTGGACTTCTCCGCAAAATGAGATTTTAAATTggtttagttattattattttttatattattacaactCTTGA